The Gossypium raimondii isolate GPD5lz chromosome 2, ASM2569854v1, whole genome shotgun sequence genome segment TGATTAATATTGtgtaaaatttatcttttttcaGATTTGAAACATGCACATACATGTAGATGTAGTAGTTATAAATTccaaaaagattaattttttggATGATGCTCTGGTTTTGTAGTTGATGTTGACAGCAACCCATTTTGTTGAAAAGGACACACCCAATGACTTGATCCCTTAATAGCCCAACttcctagaatttattactattACATCTCCCTGCTCAAGTTCTTAAACAGAACACTTACCCAATATAATATCACAATCCAATCAAAGTAAATCAAAATACTAACTTGAAAtctgaaaaaaggaaaaaaatccaaattatttatataaatttaatattacaaaGTTGCTTTAaatcatcattaaaaattacGTAATTTGAAacagtaaattaataatttagtaattttttaaagaaatttatatcAACTTTTGTACtcatatttatattagaaaaaggactaaaatacAAATCAAGTCAAAATTATTGGAAATGCttaaaacaaaagtaattaaGCTATCGCTCCAATGGGGGGGGTTATTCAAAATGCGCACACTGAGTATTTTATCGCAAACCATTTTGGCTAAAGCATCCacgtttttgttttctttcctagGAACATGTTGAATGCGCCAATGATGCGCTTGTAACAAGAGTTGTTGAATTCTCCTAATTAAAGTTGATTTGTGACCTCCTACAGGTTCTTCTTGAATGGCGAGTATATCTTCGAGACTATctgtttgaattaaaatatggttaaatcCCCTATCCAACGTGAGATGTAATCCATCCAAAATGGCCCACAGTTCAGCATCCAAAACagaaaaacaaccaaaatatCTGTAAAACCCAAACATCCAAGCCCCCCAGCTAAAGCGAAGTCACCCTCGACTCTGACCAACCCATCAGTGTTTAAGCACACTGAATCACAAACCAAAGGAGAAGTAGCAACGAAAGGACGAGATTTTTGTAAGGGTGATTTTGAGATAACATACTGTTTTGCCCAACTGTAAGAGATCCTGATAATATCCTTCGTACTCCAAGCATTATCCTGAAACACAAAACATGTGCTTGTCAACTctaatgtatcaaatattttctcataatttaaatatatagatagaatttttaaaaggattattATTTCGTACATTAGCGGTGTACCTTTTTTCTACAAGTAGTATTAAAAAATTGTCACAGTATCTTATAAGACATTTGTCGATCATTTAGCCctatttatgtataaaataaaaggaaataatttaaatgtaaatttattgtGTTACATGTCATGCCAAATgccataaaaatacaaattattaaaatatgtgtaaaaatgtaaaatagtCAGCCCGTATGGGTGCCGACCTTTTATCTCAACTTCGATTGGTGCTCGACAAGTTTCACATGTAACTTTGGCACTCATGAGTATTGAATTTCTGAACAGACTCTCAAAACTAAAATACTGCCATTTTATTATAagtgcaaaagaaaaaagacacATGGGAAGGCCTTAAAGAgatttccttttatatatatatatatatatatgcatcccTTAACCTTCGGATTAAgttacttattttttatcaaatatttcaaatccATAGGTTTAGtcatgtaattttattttaaatttaaaaataaatgattctAGTCTTGTtactatgtttaaatttaagatttaagatcTACACATAATTTAATTCTGGTCCTTTTATAATATTACTAGTTAATCCAAGTAGTTTTTATCTTAAATTAGTGTCGTCAATCTTTTTTAAAGTTACTTATCTCAATTTATCAAGTTGAAAtagatatttttttgtatatattagaaaggtgtttaaaatattttcacttaacaacaaaaatgttaACAAGTTGGAcgtgatcattttgtaatttttatttcttaggtgattttcttttggtaaaaCCGAATAAGGCCTGGAGCAGTCTCGACCCTGGACACTTTCACCAGATCGAGTCCCTCTCTCAATTTCTGTGGTGGGATTTTCAATTAACAATGGCCTCCAAAGCAAGCAGCTCCCTCTTCCAAAGCCTGAGACGCTACATCAAGAAGCCATGGGAGATAACTGGACCCTGCGCCGACCCAGAGTACAAAAACGCGGTGCCCAAAGCCACGGAGTATCGTGTTCGCTGCCCTGCCACCACTTTGCAAAAGCCCATCGTCCCTACCTCCGACCCTGAAACCGTCTTCGACATCAAATACTACAGCCGCGATCAACGCCGGAACCGCCCTCCGATCCGCCGTACCATCTTGAAGAAAGATGACGTGGTGAAGATGATGAAAGAGAAAACCTTTGATGTCAACGATTTTCCAAAGGTCTACTTGACTGCTAAAGTTGAAGAGGATGAGAATGCAGTTGGGGGAGGCTACCAGAAATAGGTCAGATTTcggaaattttttattgttatttctttaaatgagatttcatttagctatttttgatgttttgagcTTTGGGTATTGTTCTTTTCTCCCTAtcttgatgaatttgatgctttgaagatttgggttttggttaattttctgttttgagATGTGGGTAATGATCAGTTTTTCACTATTTCTATGTAAATGTAGTGTGTATGATTTGGGATTTTCAGAAACTGGGATTCCGGGGGAATCTGATTGAGGCTTGATTTGAGTTAATGTATGAATTATGCAGAAGTGGAGTCATTGGAACTAGATGACACTTAAGATTATTAATTGTTTTTCGATTTTGGGTTGATATAATGCCTTTTTGACTACTTATTTTAGGTTTGAGAGTTAAAAGTTTTGAGCAATGTTTATTGGCGAGATTGGAGATActgatttttaatttctttgatgaGATTGGATGGTTCAAGCGGATACCGAGTTTGTGACAGATGGATTTGGTGCTCAAGATTGAGGATGCCTTTAGCATTCTGAATTATGCGGTCTTGAGGGTTCCCCTATTGTGTCAGGCTTATGAAAGTTCTGTTTTGGGTCGTATTAGGGTTATCATAAGATTTAAATATTGGTACACAGATGTTTAGTTTGATGACAATGCACTATACTTTCTATGAGAACTTGTAAAAATGTATTGTGATGCCCTACTTGTTTTTGACAATGGATTTCTATGTATAGAAAATTGGGATTATGGcatagcaacatcaaattcataGTAACAGGATTGGATTAAAAGGTAGTTCAGAAATAATGTGGTAATGCATGACAAAATATCCACTCTTCTGTCTCTTttttgtgaaagaaaaataacgATTTAACTCTTTAaacactttgattcttttattgcGCTAAACCTCAAAGGAAGTGCAAGAAACAACGATCCTACTTTATAAGCACATTGCCTTTCTAAAAGTGCTTTTATCTTTAGCTTCTAACTCATCTAAATTGTAAAACAGCCTTTTGTTGTGTATAAGAATTAGCTTTGTATGTGGTTGGCTTATCCTTGGTAcatttttgagttattttcatttatttaaaaagaaaagaatacaaACCAATTTAGTACCCTATCAAACTTTGTGGAAACACCTTCACCGATGCACTAAGTGCTACGAGCTTTAAATTCCCATAGCATTCCACTAAAAACCTTGTTCTAGAATTGTTTGGAGGCAGCTATCCTGACCTCCTTTTTTAGGGTAAGATAATAAGACCAGCATGCCTGCATTTGCTGGCGGAGTACATCGAGTATTAGTTTTTGGTGTTGACAATACTGAATGCTGTGATAGCCTTGTTATTTTCTAAGGCCAAGTTTCATTTCTGAACTTCTGGTGCTAGCAGAAAAGGTTAGATCCTCCTGCATGTTCTTGTTATTTGTATTCCATAGAGATTGGATCTATAAAGTTGCTCTCTCTCTATTTGCAATGCAAAGTAAACTGCAGTGGAGCATTTCTACTATCTTTGGGTGGAGGATGCTTGTACATATCTTGGATTTTACACCATCCATATGCTATAAGGGCATGGTTACATTCTAGAAATTCCTTCCATTCTTCAATGCTGGTTATAAATTATAAGTACGAGGGTTCAAGATATTTAAATGCACTATTTTTTTATCACCTGATTTCTTGAATTGTTTtgtatgtttgttttgtttcaagttCGATTCATATTTGAACCTACAAGAAAGGACCTCACTTTTTCTTAGCTTTACCGATAATTCAGTCTCAAAGGATAAAATAGTGTAGTATTGCTATATGGTCTGTATAGCTGACCTTCCAATAGTTGGAAAAGGCTTACATGTTATATTAATCTGTAATCCATATATAATTCCTTGCACCGGTAATCTCTGTGAGATTGTATCTTATACTTATGATGTTACGAAGCTGATATTACcgattttaaaaatgtttctgGCATGTGAACAGGCCTCTGAGCACTGAGCACTTATGACTGAATTTAATGGTGCACCTGTCCCATCTGATTCACTCTCTTAGTAGCTTGTTATTGAACCAATGCAGGTATTGTAGCATAGCAATTTCTTGAGACACTTGAAGTTAAAAGGGGTTGCAGTTTCGGGGTTTCCGACATTAATAAGGGTTGTTGTCcacattttgtttatttgttttgtttttctttttcagttaatCAGCATGCTTGTATTAATCCAGATTCAACAGTAGTTGGATGATGAATGATATAATTGACTCGTTCAAGCTTTTGATGGTTTTTGAACCGTGAACAATAAGAAATGAATCAGATATGTTGATGAAGAATTGAACATGTGGTTTCTATTGGATTTCTTCTGACATTAAGAAATgaatcatttttcattcatcattGCATTGCTTCATCTTTAGCTCAAATGTGAATCATTTTGCATTTTCTATTGGACAAATACACTAGTGTGATATTGGAAACAAGGATCTAGATTTGAAGTGTATGCCTTGGGTTTCAATATAAATGAAgcagaaattatatatttaaatttgatttattatataaatggtaagaatgaaatgaaaagtataaaaatattttgaaaatatgaatgttacatttttaaaatattttatccaatttctgttgaaataatgttttgatTGATTGTAGGTTAAACAGGGATTTAACAATTGCTAATGTTATAAAGTCATATTTTGACATCTTTAATCTTATATTATAACTCCAATGTTAAACTaaatcaaacttaaagtttaagttaattttatcaCCCCAATGTCTTATAATATTGTTCAAATTAgtaaaacatttaaaagaatTTGGTATGTAGGCAAAATTTCATACAAACATAGATAacctatttataaaaaaaaaagaaaacaaaatacaatccttttaaaataaaaacaatatagataaattttattaagatatgtatttaatttcttaaagtaaaaataaaataaataaaatatattcattatatttttatattaaatatgtatccGTTTAAATTAGTAAACATTAATTATCAGAAATCGTGAAactatttttgagaaaaaagaaaactgaaactCTAAATTCAGAGCTACATTTCAGTGAAAGGATATAATTATGGCTTGATCCATGGCCGACTGTGGCCCAATACTTGACTtgaacataaaaacaaaataaatagccCCTGGCGAGGATCGAACTCGCGACCTTTCGCTTACGAAGCGAACGCACTACCACTATGCTACAGAGGCTTGTCTGATCACGTCTTCAATAATATAGTTTttgtttctataaaaaaaagcTGGATTCATCGTGCTTCCCCGTCTGTTGTTCAAAATCACTGCTATCTTCAATAGCTTCAAAGAGTCGAATTACCGTtaatatatttagaaatatttttatataactttttaataataaaacaaaccaTCTTCAAGTCCGAACCAAgctttagttaattattttaaaaaaaaattgaagtctAGGTCCTTGCACGCCtatgtttttctatattttgacATAATATATTGTAATATGATAATAGATACAATGAGAAATTTTCTTCTCTCACTATTAAGATAATATTTCTCATTAGCTACAATAAAAGTGGGaaaaaatcactttttttttaatggtaaaatcttttaaaaacaaatttttcaaGTTTGGAAGCTAATTAACTTCACATTCACAAATTGAAACCATCAGCATGTGAGTTAAGAAAATTAACTTGTTTGGGATTTGACTATAGATATGATCTTGCATGCATGGTATGCGTGATGTGTATGCTAAATACATGTAAAAATGATGCATCCATTCAGGGTCCATCTGTTTCCGCAAAAATTGACTTCCAAATCATATAAAGTTTCCAACATGTCGGTCATTATTGAAGAATCCAAAGCACCAGAAAAGCTAAGACTTATCCTTTGCGGATAAATTGAACAACAATTGGCTAATGAATCTTTGTATTCTAGAtcatcaaaaaattcattttcatatataaagTTTCCATATAAAGCATGATTTTCTCATCATAATGATCACATACAGCATTAGTCAATGGCAAAGACTGGATATCTACAAGGAATGACAATATACAAACAAAGTACTACATATATGTTCATTCATGTTCCATAGAACTTTGTTAAGATGTATAGATAATCTCTTGCCTTGTTCACCTTCTCATAAGCTTAGCTTTTCCTTTATCCCCCTAACCATTCAAAACTACACAAACCAACCGGTTCTAGGTTTTAGATCCTTTTTCAAAACACGACAACAAATAGAAATACTTCTAAAAGCTTCAATGGCCCTCAACCTCAAGTGGgaaaaaataaggaaagaagCTTACGTGTTTAATCAAAACCTTTTAACGGTGGATGCATGGGAACAAGTTTGATGGCATCTTATACTTTGACATACTTATCAACATAACCCTGCAAGACatgatattgaaaatttaaaacatcaCTGTCATGCCATGTAAAATGCAAACTTAGCTTATCCAAAAGATcaataaagaatttaaaatggCTAAACCACATCTTCATCCCCTAAGAAATAATCATGAGACATGgctggaaaaaaaaaagggaccGGTTCGTTAGGCTTTTTAACTTTTCcctttgtattatatttttttggtcaGGAGAGAACAGGATTTTTTGGTGGTTTTAGATGCTAAAAGTAGCTCCATGTCTTACTGTAAGGCCTAGCCTACACTTTTTGTGTGTCCTAACGATGTATCTTACTTAGATACTACCAAGTACCAAGTGCAACTTGGGAATTATGCCAatcaaaatggataaaattgCAGATTGGATGCAAGTCTCTACACAAATTCACTGAAAGTATCACGAATGAAGCCTGATGGAAAGGCTGGTTCTAACTAATATGCACAGTACTGATAAAACATCACCGTCTTCTCTATAGCAACATATACGTGCACAAGGATTCCAAGAAAATTTCTTAAAGCAAAACAATCCAACCAAACTAAAAGAATCAAAAGATCAAAATAAACCCAAACAAATAACCTTTGCTGTGAAAATTtcatcaagaaaaagaaaagcatgaAATGAGAATTTACCATCACAAGTTTTGTCAATTTCCGCTGAGATGACTCAATATAGTGATCAATCTTTGCACGCGATTTGGGTATCTGGTGGTTCTTCATAGCTCCTGATACTTTATCAACAGTCTTCTTTACAATAGTCTTGAAAGCCTCCTTGCTCATATTACCCTGTTGCCATGACGGCTTCAAAACCTCCTTCACAAAATCTGCAATGGCAACCTTGAAAAGCTTCATTGATCTGGAATCTTTGCTCTTCTTGCTCTTCCCTGGAGACTTTATCTGATCCATCTCAATCTCACCAGTAGCCATATTAACTTCAGCTGGATGACTTGGGTTTCCATTCTCAACAGTACCAACTTCAGCATCAGCAGTCTCACCAAATTCCTCGTTATCTGCCGATGCTGCAGAAGTAACAGCTCCAGCATCCTTGGCTTTTTCCTCCATATCCAGTGGTTTATTGGAATCACTAAGCCCCAATAAGATGCCAGAATCACCTGTCACTTCCAACTTTTGCATATGATCAAATTTTCTGGATAACCTTGTAGAAGGCTCAATGCTATCAAAAAGCGGATCATACTGATCGCCACCTGATCTAGAAGAATTCTGCCCAATGTCCCGGGCAGAATTGGGTGAGGAAGTTGCTTCTTGCAATCCAATGCGTCTCCCATCAACTGGAGCATGAGCCAAACTGAAAAGCGTGTTATTGTAGGTTGTACCTTTTTCTTGTATAACATGAGAATGGTATTTGAAATTTATAGGCTGATCAAGAGTAGGTGCATGCTCATTTGGAAACGTTGAAGTAGTAGATCCTCCAATATCAATATGGTGGGATGTTGCATCTTTAATATCTGGTGGATCTTTTAATGAAGAATTCATCTTCCCTGCAGGATTATATATACGGTCTGCCATAGGGTGGTGCAAACTGTGCGGAGGTTGTTGCTGCTGTGGATAAGGATGAATATATGAAGATGAGTTAGAAAGTCTACCTGGTGGCAAACTCTCACCAGGGAATGGTTGCATTTTGTTACCCAGAAACTGCTGTGAAATGGGCATAGCATGAGGGTAAGTGTTTCC includes the following:
- the LOC105788466 gene encoding uncharacterized protein LOC105788466; translation: MASKASSSLFQSLRRYIKKPWEITGPCADPEYKNAVPKATEYRVRCPATTLQKPIVPTSDPETVFDIKYYSRDQRRNRPPIRRTILKKDDVVKMMKEKTFDVNDFPKVYLTAKVEEDENAVGGGYQK